The Chloroflexota bacterium sequence TCGTCAGGTCCGTCACGCGGACGTTGGAAAGCGGAAGATGCGGCTTCTGTCGGTATGCCTGTGTCATAGCGCCTCTTACAGCACGCCCTGCTCGGAGAGGATGACCATCTCTTCCCTGGAAAAGCCCAGCCGGTTGCAGTAGACCTCTTCATTGTCCTGGCCTAGTTTCGGGGCCTTCCTTCGGAGCCGCCACGGCGTCGCGTTGAGGTTGAAGGGCCGCCCCGGCGCATCGGCCTTGCCCGTCTTCTCGTTGCCGACGTCGGCGAAGAAGCCCCGGGCGTGGAACTGCGGGTTGCGCGCCACGCGGTCGGCGCTGGCCACGGGCGCCGTCGGCACGCGCATCTCCTGGCCCAGCTTTACCACCTCGTCCACGGCGCGCTCCTTGAACCACGGCCCCAGGACTTCCATCGCGGCGTCCGGGTTCATGTTCCGCGCCAGGGGCGTCGCGAACCGCTCGTCCTCCTGCATCCAGACCTTGTCCGTCAGGACGCTCAGATACTCCCACTGGTGCTGCAGCATCACGTAAAAGCCGATGAAGCCGTCCTTGCACGGCACGATGGGCATGGGGAATTTGTTCCCCCGGCGTCCCTGGGGCATTGAGCGGTAGAAGAGGCCCAGCGTCGGGTTCGCCAGGGCCGTGATGAAGGCCTCGCGTATCGAGATATCTATGCGCTGGCCGCCATACTGCCCCCGCCCGAAGATCGCGCCCAGCGTTGTCCCGGCGGCGTAAAGCCCCGCCATATGCTCGGCCACATCTTCGCCCGCCCGCAGCGGCTCGCGCCCGGGGAGGCCGCCGCCGGAAAGCAGGCTGGAAGAGGCCCAGTGCAGCAGGTCCGTCCCTTTGTAGTCCTTGTAGGGGCCTGTCTGCCCGTAGTCCGTGATGGAGACGATGACCAGGTCCGGGTTCGCCGCCTCCAGCTCTTCGAACGAAAGGTCCCAGGAGGCCATCGTCCCCGGCGCATACGTCTCCACCAGCACATCCGCCTCTTTCGCCAGCGATTTCAGGATCTCCGCGCCGGTGGCGGTGGAGGGATTGAGCGTGATGCTCTTCTTGTTCGTATTGAGGAAGAGGTGCTGGCCGCTCGCCTCCGGGTCAATGTGGTCGTCCTTGAACGGCCCCGCCTGGCGCTCCGGCGCTCCGGCCACGGGCCGCTCGACCTTGATGACCTCCGCGCCGAAATCGGCCAGGAACTTCGTCGTGTAGCTCCCGGCTATGCGCGTGCTTAGGTCAATGACGCGGAGATGTCCGAGGGCGGTAAGCGGTTGCGTGGCAGGCATACTCGGGTGGCAGGCGCCGCTTATTGCATCTTGAAGTTTGCTTTGCGCTTCTCCGCGAAGGCCCGCAGGCCCTCCCTCGCGTCGTCGCTCGTAAAGCAAACGTTCGAATGGTGCGACTCGGTGTAGTAGGCGATGTCCGTCGGCACCTCTTGCGTCAGCATGACCGACCGCTTGATGGCCTGCAGCGAGATGGGACCGTTGGCAATCATCCGCTCGGCGTAGTTCACCGCCGTCGGCAGCAGGTCCTTGAGCGGCACCACCCTGTTCACCAGGCCGCAGCGCAGCGCCTCCTGCGCCGTCACGCGCCCGCCGCTCCCGCCCACCAGCAGCAGCTCCATCGCCATCACATACGGAATCTGGCGCGGCAGCCGCACAGTGGTTCCGCCGCCGGGGAAGAGCCCCCACCGCACCTCGGCCACCGCGAAGGTGGCGTTCTCGGACGCGATGCGGATGTCTGTGCCGCAGAGCAGCTCCATGCCGCCCGCGATGCAGTAGCCGTTCACCGCCGCGATCATCGGCTTCCAGAAGTCCATGCCCTTCAGCACCCCAGGCACCACCATATCGAACTTGGTGAACCGCCTGCCCTCTGTCGCCTTCGGGATGAACGTCTTCAGGTTGCCCCCGGCGCAGAAGGCCTTCTCGCCCGTGCCGGTGATGATGCCGACGATGATCTCGTTATCGTCTTTGATCGTCTTCCACGCCGCTTCCAGGCCATCCATCACCTCTTGGTCCATCGCATTGTGGACCTCGGGCTTGTTGATGGTCACGATGGCGTAGCCACCCTTGCGCTTTTCGAAGATGACGGCTGGGCCTGGCATGGTCGCCTCGCTCTACTGCATCTTGAAGTTGGCTTTGCGCTTCTCCGCGAAGGCCCGCAGGCCCTCCTTCGCGTCGTCGCTGCTGAAGCAGACGTTCGAATGGTGCGACTCGATGTAGTAGGCGATGTCCGTCGGCACGCCTTGGGTCAGCAGCACGGAGCGTTTGATCGCCTGGAGCGAAAGCGGCCCGTTGGCAATCATCCGCTCGGCGTAGTTCACCGCCGCCGGCAGCAGGTCCTTGAGCGGCACCACCTTGTTCACCAGGCCGCAGCGCAACGCGTCCTGCGCCGTCACCCGGCCGCCGCTCCCGCCCACCAGCAGCAACTCCATCGCCATCACATAGGGGATCTGGCGCGGCAGGCGCACCGTGGTCCCACCGCCGGGGAAGAGCCCCCACCGCACCTCGGCCACCGCGAAGGTGGCGTTCTCGGACGCCACGCGGATGTCCGTGCCGCAGAGCAGCTCCATGCCGCCTGCGATGCAGAAGCCGTTCACCGCCGCGATGATGGGCTTGTAGAGGTCCATGCCCTTCAGCACGTTCGTCGAATTCACATCGAAGCGGCGGCGGATCTTGCCTTCCGTCGCCTTCGGGATATACGTCTTCAGGTTGCCGCCTGCGCTGAAGGACTTCTCGCCCGCGCCCGTGACGATCCCCACGATGATCTCGTGGTCGTCGCGGATCGTGCGCCACGCTTGATTCAAGCCGTCCATCACCTCTTGGTCCATGGCGTTGTGCACATCCGGCTTGTTGATGGTGACGATCGCGTAGCCGCCCTTGTGCTTCTCAAAGATGACCGCTGGTCCTGCCATGTATGACTCCTTGGTGCGCGCCCGGGCCTCTACCGGCCTCCGGCCTGCGCCATTATCTTCAGATTGCCCGGATGGGGCAAATCGCTTCGCTGTTTTAGAACCCCAGGCTCTGCGCCACCGCTTCCCTGTGCTGGTCCGGCCCGCCGTACAGCTGCTCCCAGCCCTTCGCGCGCCGGAAGTAGAGCTGGGCGTTCATCTCCTTCGTGAAGCCGATCCCTCCGTGGATCTGGATCGCCGTCCGCGTCATCCGCGTGTACGTGTTCGCCACATACGTCTTCGCCATCGCGATCTCTTGGTCGCACGTGCGCCCTTCGCTCAGGAGCCACGCTGCCTCGTATGCGATCAGGCGCATCGTGTCCACGTCCGTCACGATGTTCGCCGCGTGGTGCTGGACCGCCTGCAGCGTCGCCAACGGCCGCCCGAACTGCACGCGCCCCTTCACATATTCCACCGTGCTCTCCAGCAAGCCCTGTCCGCCGCCCAAGGAGAGCACTGCCTGCCCCGCGATCGCCCACTGCATCACCCGCTTCACGATAGGCCACCCCTTGCCGGGCTTCCCCAGGATGCGGTCCTTCCCCACCGTGACGTTCTTGAAGACGACTTCGCACTGCTTCTCAAGGCTTATCGGCTTCAGCCTGTTCACCGTGATTCCGGGCGCAGCCCCGTCCACGATGAAGACCGTGATGCCCTCTTCCGGCGTTCTGCCCTTGCTCGTGCGCACCGCCACCAGCAGCACATTCGCCACGTTCGCGTTCTCCACGAACGTCTTCGTGCCGTTGAGCTTGTAGCCGCCGCCCGCCGCCTTCGCCGAAAGGTTGATCCCCTTCGCCGAATAGCTTGAGCTCGGCTCGGCGATCGCGAACGTTCCGATGCTTTCGCCCGATGCCAGGCCGGGCAGGAAGGCCTTCTTCTGCGCCGCCGACCCGTACTTGGTGATCGGCAACCCGGCCAGCACCACCGTGCTGAAGAGCGGGATCGGCGCCAGCGAGCGCCCCAGCTCCTCAAGGAGGACGGCCAGGTCCAGGAACGATCCGTCCGCCCCGCCGTGCTCCGCGGGGTACGGCAGGCCCAGCCAGCCCAGCGAGGCCACCTTGCGCCACAGCTCCGGCGAATAGCCCTTCTCGTCCTGCTCCATCGCTCGGATCAGCGCGCCCGACGACTCCTTGGAGAAGAAGTCACGCGCCGCCTTCCGCAGAATCTCTTGTTCCTGGCTGAGGTTGAAATCCATGCCTATCTGCTCCCTCGCATGCGCAAAACGGCCTACAGGCCGATAGTGGGTCGCCCCTTACCCTATCGCCCTGTGTCCCAGGTGTCAACGGTGAAGCGGGTACGGCGCGATTCACTGTCGCTAACCCAGGCTCAGGGCTATAATGCCCCCATACCTTTCTCCTCAAGGAATCCCTCCATGGACTGGCGTTTTACCCCCGAGCAGGACCGCTTCCGCGCCGAGGTCAAGGCCTTCCTCGCCTCTGCTCTTCCCAAGAGCTGGGACGGCGATAACAATAAAGACCGCGAGCTGCCCGAAGGCAAGTCCTGGACCAAAGCCTTCGTCAAGCAGCTCGTCGCCAAGGGTTGGTTCACCATGGCATGGCCTAAGGAATACGGCGGCGCCTCCCGGCCCATCATCGAGCAGGTCATCTACAAGGAAGAGATGTCCTACCACAACGTCTCCGTCCCCACCCTGGGCGGCGCAGGCGTCTCCTGGGTCGGCCCCGCCCTCATGCAGGCCGGTACAGCCGCCCAGAAGCAGGACTTCCTGCCCCCCATCTCCAGGGGCGAAGTCTACTGGTGCACCGGCTATAGCGAGCCCAACACCGGCTCCGACCTCGCCGCCCTGGAAACCCGCGCCGTCCGCGATGGCGACGACTATGTAGTGAACGGCTCCAAGATCTGGACCAGCTCCGCCCACCTGGCCGATTGGTGCTGGCTCGCGGTCCGCACCGACGCGAAGGCCCCCAAGCACAAAGGCATCTCCGTCCTCATGACGGATATGCGCGCCCCCGGCATCCGCGTGGAGCCCATCCACGATATCTCCGGCGGCCACCACTTCAACCAGGTCTACTTCGATGATGTCCGCGTCCCCGTCCGCAACCGCGTCGCCGAGGAGAACAAGGGCTGGTACATCATCGCCATGGCCCTGGACTTCGAGCGCTCCGGCATCTCCGGCGCCGCCACCAACCTCCGCCGCCTGCATGACATGCGCGACTTCTTGAGCCAAGGCGTCTGGCAACGGCTGCCCCAACAGCGGAGGGACATGCTCCGCTACAAGCTCGCCGAGCGGGAGATCGAGGCGCGCGTCGGCCGCAACATGTGCTACCGCATCGGCTGGATGCAGAGCCGGGGCCTGATGCCCAACGCCGAGACCTCCATCACCAAGCTCTTCCTCTCGGAGTCCGCCCAGCGCATCTCCGCGCTCGGCATGGAGGTCTTAGGCCTGTGGTGCCAGCTCTCCCCCGGCTCAACGTCCGCGCCCCTGGGCGGCATCTTCCCCCGCCGCTACCTCTTCGATAGGTCGGCCACCATCGCCGGCGGCACCTCGGAGGTCCAGCGCAACGTTATCGCCACCCGGGGCCTGGGGCTGCCGCGCTAGCCTTCCGCTAGCAGCTTGCCTCTAGCCCAGGTTCTCGTTGAATCCCCCGTGGGTGAAAAGAGCCCCGCTGGCTCTCTTCACCCTCTCTCCCTCGGCGGGAGAGAACCAAAGAGAGGGGGACACTATCTTCCCTACGCGCTCGCGCCCTCGACGTACTTC is a genomic window containing:
- a CDS encoding crotonase/enoyl-CoA hydratase family protein (Catalyzes the reversible hydration of unsaturated fatty acyl-CoA to beta-hydroxyacyl-CoA), whose translation is MPGPAVIFEKRKGGYAIVTINKPEVHNAMDQEVMDGLEAAWKTIKDDNEIIVGIITGTGEKAFCAGGNLKTFIPKATEGRRFTKFDMVVPGVLKGMDFWKPMIAAVNGYCIAGGMELLCGTDIRIASENATFAVAEVRWGLFPGGGTTVRLPRQIPYVMAMELLLVGGSGGRVTAQEALRCGLVNRVVPLKDLLPTAVNYAERMIANGPISLQAIKRSVMLTQEVPTDIAYYTESHHSNVCFTSDDAREGLRAFAEKRKANFKMQ
- a CDS encoding CoA transferase, yielding MPATQPLTALGHLRVIDLSTRIAGSYTTKFLADFGAEVIKVERPVAGAPERQAGPFKDDHIDPEASGQHLFLNTNKKSITLNPSTATGAEILKSLAKEADVLVETYAPGTMASWDLSFEELEAANPDLVIVSITDYGQTGPYKDYKGTDLLHWASSSLLSGGGLPGREPLRAGEDVAEHMAGLYAAGTTLGAIFGRGQYGGQRIDISIREAFITALANPTLGLFYRSMPQGRRGNKFPMPIVPCKDGFIGFYVMLQHQWEYLSVLTDKVWMQEDERFATPLARNMNPDAAMEVLGPWFKERAVDEVVKLGQEMRVPTAPVASADRVARNPQFHARGFFADVGNEKTGKADAPGRPFNLNATPWRLRRKAPKLGQDNEEVYCNRLGFSREEMVILSEQGVL
- a CDS encoding acyl-CoA dehydrogenase yields the protein MDFNLSQEQEILRKAARDFFSKESSGALIRAMEQDEKGYSPELWRKVASLGWLGLPYPAEHGGADGSFLDLAVLLEELGRSLAPIPLFSTVVLAGLPITKYGSAAQKKAFLPGLASGESIGTFAIAEPSSSYSAKGINLSAKAAGGGYKLNGTKTFVENANVANVLLVAVRTSKGRTPEEGITVFIVDGAAPGITVNRLKPISLEKQCEVVFKNVTVGKDRILGKPGKGWPIVKRVMQWAIAGQAVLSLGGGQGLLESTVEYVKGRVQFGRPLATLQAVQHHAANIVTDVDTMRLIAYEAAWLLSEGRTCDQEIAMAKTYVANTYTRMTRTAIQIHGGIGFTKEMNAQLYFRRAKGWEQLYGGPDQHREAVAQSLGF
- a CDS encoding crotonase/enoyl-CoA hydratase family protein (Catalyzes the reversible hydration of unsaturated fatty acyl-CoA to beta-hydroxyacyl-CoA); its protein translation is MAGPAVIFEKHKGGYAIVTINKPDVHNAMDQEVMDGLNQAWRTIRDDHEIIVGIVTGAGEKSFSAGGNLKTYIPKATEGKIRRRFDVNSTNVLKGMDLYKPIIAAVNGFCIAGGMELLCGTDIRVASENATFAVAEVRWGLFPGGGTTVRLPRQIPYVMAMELLLVGGSGGRVTAQDALRCGLVNKVVPLKDLLPAAVNYAERMIANGPLSLQAIKRSVLLTQGVPTDIAYYIESHHSNVCFSSDDAKEGLRAFAEKRKANFKMQ
- a CDS encoding acyl-CoA dehydrogenase gives rise to the protein MRKTAYRPIVGRPLPYRPVSQVSTVKRVRRDSLSLTQAQGYNAPIPFSSRNPSMDWRFTPEQDRFRAEVKAFLASALPKSWDGDNNKDRELPEGKSWTKAFVKQLVAKGWFTMAWPKEYGGASRPIIEQVIYKEEMSYHNVSVPTLGGAGVSWVGPALMQAGTAAQKQDFLPPISRGEVYWCTGYSEPNTGSDLAALETRAVRDGDDYVVNGSKIWTSSAHLADWCWLAVRTDAKAPKHKGISVLMTDMRAPGIRVEPIHDISGGHHFNQVYFDDVRVPVRNRVAEENKGWYIIAMALDFERSGISGAATNLRRLHDMRDFLSQGVWQRLPQQRRDMLRYKLAEREIEARVGRNMCYRIGWMQSRGLMPNAETSITKLFLSESAQRISALGMEVLGLWCQLSPGSTSAPLGGIFPRRYLFDRSATIAGGTSEVQRNVIATRGLGLPR